Proteins encoded within one genomic window of Brachybacterium muris:
- a CDS encoding pyridoxal phosphate-dependent decarboxylase family protein, which yields MQGVTTHSQHPSPADDPHPEPEHRTAFAQASDALQRHRPPSPVWGDERDAVSIALEWAATHTALASDPKATARSAHDLHAEVGETITAGGIGAERAMELFDEVLLPATRASDDPMNLAYIPAAPTRAAVAFDTVVSAANVFGGLWEGGAGAIFAENQVLRWLADLLGWPADAAGVFVSGGTNGNLSALATAREHARRTRGGKPAGGWALACASTAHSSVSSAARLLDMEVVMVPVDANGHLTGEALEPLLAADERICAVVASGGTTNAGIVDDLASVVEVAHRHGAWVHVDGAYGGAALTAPSTRHRFDGIEEANSFIVDPHKWLFAPYDCCALLYRDPRPAAAAHAQHAAYLDSIDRGESNPADLAAHLSRRTRGLPLWYSLATHGTDAYTAAVERCLATARTVAEAIKDSEHLELLLEPELSVVVFRRRGWDQDAYRTWSRRLAKDGVILCVPTAYQGEPALRLAFVNPSVEADAVIEVLTTTMGEADGS from the coding sequence ATGCAGGGCGTGACGACGCATTCCCAGCACCCCTCCCCCGCCGATGATCCGCACCCGGAGCCGGAGCACCGCACTGCTTTCGCACAGGCCTCCGACGCACTGCAGCGGCATCGTCCGCCCTCCCCGGTGTGGGGCGACGAGCGCGACGCGGTGAGCATCGCCCTGGAGTGGGCGGCAACGCACACGGCCCTGGCCTCGGACCCGAAGGCCACCGCCCGCAGCGCCCATGACCTGCACGCCGAGGTGGGCGAGACCATCACCGCCGGTGGCATCGGCGCCGAGCGGGCGATGGAGCTGTTCGACGAGGTGCTGCTGCCGGCCACGCGTGCCTCCGACGACCCGATGAACCTCGCCTACATCCCCGCCGCCCCCACCCGGGCAGCGGTCGCCTTCGACACCGTGGTCTCCGCCGCGAACGTGTTCGGCGGGCTGTGGGAGGGCGGCGCCGGTGCGATCTTCGCCGAGAACCAGGTGCTGCGCTGGCTGGCGGACCTGCTGGGCTGGCCGGCCGATGCAGCCGGGGTGTTCGTCTCCGGAGGCACCAACGGCAACCTCTCGGCCCTGGCCACCGCACGTGAGCACGCCCGCCGCACCCGTGGCGGCAAGCCTGCCGGGGGCTGGGCCCTGGCCTGCGCCTCCACCGCCCACTCCTCCGTCTCCTCCGCCGCCAGGCTGCTGGACATGGAGGTGGTGATGGTGCCGGTGGATGCCAATGGGCACCTCACCGGCGAGGCCCTGGAGCCGCTGCTGGCCGCCGACGAGCGGATCTGCGCCGTGGTGGCCTCCGGGGGCACCACCAATGCCGGGATCGTGGATGACCTGGCCTCGGTGGTGGAGGTGGCGCACCGGCACGGCGCCTGGGTGCACGTGGACGGCGCCTACGGGGGCGCGGCACTGACCGCCCCCAGTACCCGGCACCGCTTCGACGGGATCGAGGAGGCCAACAGCTTCATCGTGGACCCCCACAAGTGGCTGTTCGCGCCCTACGACTGCTGCGCCCTGCTGTACCGCGACCCGCGCCCGGCCGCGGCGGCGCATGCCCAGCACGCCGCGTACCTGGACTCGATCGACCGCGGCGAGTCCAACCCGGCCGACCTCGCCGCGCATCTCTCGCGCCGCACCCGTGGACTGCCGCTGTGGTACTCGCTGGCCACCCACGGTACCGACGCGTACACCGCCGCGGTGGAGCGCTGCCTGGCCACCGCCCGCACCGTCGCCGAGGCGATCAAGGACAGCGAGCACCTGGAGCTGCTGCTGGAGCCGGAGCTGTCGGTGGTGGTGTTCCGTCGCCGCGGCTGGGACCAGGACGCCTATCGCACCTGGTCACGACGTCTCGCGAAGGACGGCGTGATACTGTGCGTCCCCACCGCCTACCAGGGGGAGCCAGCGCTTCGGCTCGCCTTCGTGAACCCCTCGGTGGAGGCCGACGCGGTGATCGAGGTGCTCACGACGACCATGGGCGAGGCCGACGGGAGCTGA
- a CDS encoding GNAT family N-acetyltransferase, whose amino-acid sequence MTDDADQPHIEQDYEDRAAPLTRDRRGVDAPDGSGEQHGQVQVRDRASASRYEAVIDGETVGILQYERLRDSIELIHTATDPAHRGHGAASALVHAAFAQARRDGLTVNPICPFVESWVNRHPEGADIVAGDGR is encoded by the coding sequence ATGACCGACGACGCCGACCAGCCCCACATCGAGCAGGACTACGAGGACCGTGCCGCCCCGCTCACGCGTGATCGGCGCGGCGTCGATGCCCCGGACGGATCCGGTGAGCAGCACGGCCAGGTGCAGGTCCGTGACCGCGCCTCGGCCTCCCGCTACGAGGCCGTGATCGACGGGGAGACCGTGGGGATCCTGCAGTACGAGCGCCTCCGCGACAGCATCGAACTGATCCACACCGCGACCGACCCCGCGCACCGCGGCCATGGCGCCGCCTCGGCCCTCGTGCACGCGGCGTTCGCGCAGGCCCGCCGCGACGGGCTCACGGTGAACCCCATCTGCCCCTTCGTGGAGAGCTGGGTGAACCGGCATCCCGAGGGGGCCGACATCGTGGCAGGTGACGGACGATGA
- a CDS encoding mycothiol transferase — protein sequence MNALEILRDAATRPRDAAHQLVDRLDPSVLGAHPGGHDNSVAWLLWHTAREIDAQVAHLWDQEPVWTSQGFQERFGLGEAADDIGYGHTPEQARSIVCDDAELLLDHLDAATDALLGYLGTLEETDLDQVIDYSYDPPVTCGARLVSIIDDAAQHVGQAAYIAGMPRRD from the coding sequence ATGAACGCCCTGGAGATCCTGCGCGACGCCGCCACCCGCCCGCGAGATGCCGCCCACCAGCTGGTGGACCGGCTGGATCCCTCGGTGCTCGGCGCCCATCCCGGCGGGCACGACAACTCGGTGGCCTGGCTGCTGTGGCACACCGCCCGCGAGATCGACGCGCAGGTCGCCCACCTCTGGGACCAGGAGCCGGTGTGGACCTCCCAGGGATTCCAGGAGCGGTTCGGCCTGGGGGAGGCCGCCGATGACATCGGCTACGGGCACACCCCGGAGCAGGCACGGTCCATCGTCTGCGACGATGCGGAGCTGCTGCTGGACCACCTGGATGCCGCGACCGACGCGCTGCTGGGCTACCTCGGCACGCTGGAGGAAACTGATCTGGACCAGGTGATCGACTACTCCTACGACCCGCCGGTGACGTGCGGTGCGCGGCTGGTGAGCATCATCGATGACGCCGCCCAGCACGTGGGCCAGGCCGCGTACATCGCGGGGATGCCCCGCCGGGACTGA
- a CDS encoding MarR family winged helix-turn-helix transcriptional regulator has product MNQNIYSPMSNDPHGVLFDRNAVSAAELAQIGELFGAMGALRAVERRIGDASQEYMKLNATAMRAIHALIVAENEGSLITPTGLAEHLGISTAAVAKMVAKLETDGHVVRHRHPSDRRAQTLTATTATRTAAMDTMGRTQSSRMRAALDLTADERDVVIRFLRRTAEDLAASLDDES; this is encoded by the coding sequence GTGAACCAGAACATCTACTCCCCGATGTCGAACGACCCCCATGGGGTCCTGTTCGACCGCAACGCCGTGTCTGCGGCGGAGCTCGCCCAGATCGGCGAGCTCTTCGGCGCCATGGGCGCACTGCGCGCGGTGGAGCGGCGCATCGGTGATGCCTCGCAGGAGTACATGAAGCTCAACGCCACCGCCATGCGCGCCATCCATGCCCTGATCGTCGCCGAGAACGAGGGCTCGCTGATCACCCCCACCGGCCTGGCCGAGCACCTGGGGATCTCCACGGCCGCGGTGGCGAAGATGGTCGCCAAGCTCGAGACCGACGGGCACGTGGTGCGCCACCGTCATCCCTCGGACCGTCGTGCCCAGACCCTCACCGCCACCACTGCCACGCGGACGGCGGCGATGGACACGATGGGGCGCACGCAGTCCAGCCGGATGCGCGCAGCCCTCGATCTCACGGCCGACGAGCGCGATGTGGTGATCCGCTTCCTGCGCCGCACGGCCGAGGACCTCGCCGCGTCACTGGACGACGAGAGCTGA
- a CDS encoding MMPL family transporter, which yields MPGTHRADRSPESSANDAPVAGGSTATATDAPVTGKNGSGKGDSGKSGSGKNGSGGNGSQGSDKGSSKPRGKARLARILIPAILTLVWLALAGIGGPFFGRIGEVSSNDPTTYLPSSAESTAVQEAQSGFFESDEIPAIVVAESSGGEELTEEQIAEVADAVESTTADDAAVGEASPPIPSEDGQALQVFVPIDADADAVETVEALRTSLKDTVDGVDVYVTGPAGFSADLTEAFSGIDGLLLVVAFAVVLVILLIVYRAVILPLLVLTSSLFALCVAVLVNWLLADAGLFLLNGQVQGILFILVIGAATDYGLLLTARYREELERSRDHVTALKSAWKGSIEPIIASGGTVIAGLLCLLLSDLESNRALGPVASVGILCAILAALTLLPSLLALFGRVAYWPRVPRYAGEDAEGTEDAEGVTGVARADQTLDQVVKGHGVYGRIGKYTVGHPRRIWVGVTLLLILGAAFFPTLKAEGVAQSDLILTASDARDGQNVLAEHFPGGSGTPAYILAPEADAAEAAQTAADLDGVESVSLTANDDPAGQLAFQDGEFVGSIPDPNAPVAEPTVSEGKVLLQATLTDPYDSAAAQDTVRELRAAYGDDVLVGGDTATDVDTNDASIHDRNLIIPIVLIVITLILIALMRAIVAALMLVVTTVLSFAAAMGVAALVFNHVLDLPGADPAVPLYGFVFLVALGIDYNIFLMTRVREESERHGTREGIIRGVALTGGVITSAGIVLAATFAALVVIPILFLLQLAFIVAFGVLVDTFLVRTLQVPGIGTELGRHLWWPRKLAADGHGGTAAASKVVESHGPETDEAEAETDGAVDDRDETETDGAVERGAETETGGAVERRDEGVAEAAGAVERRAETDAAPAAASDQTEEEPPHGSPEAIEKAAEELGTGHGRRRKDG from the coding sequence ATGCCCGGAACCCACCGAGCTGATCGCTCCCCTGAGAGCTCCGCGAACGACGCCCCCGTTGCAGGGGGCTCCACCGCGACCGCGACGGATGCCCCGGTGACCGGCAAGAACGGTTCCGGCAAGGGCGACTCCGGCAAGAGTGGTTCCGGCAAGAACGGCTCCGGCGGGAACGGCTCCCAGGGCTCCGACAAGGGCAGTTCCAAGCCCCGCGGTAAGGCGCGTCTGGCCCGCATCTTGATCCCAGCGATCCTGACCCTGGTGTGGCTGGCCCTGGCCGGCATCGGCGGCCCCTTCTTCGGCCGCATAGGCGAGGTCTCCTCCAACGACCCCACCACCTACCTGCCCTCCAGCGCGGAGTCCACGGCCGTGCAGGAGGCGCAGTCCGGCTTCTTCGAGAGCGACGAGATCCCCGCGATCGTGGTCGCCGAGAGCTCAGGCGGTGAGGAGCTCACCGAGGAGCAGATCGCCGAGGTGGCCGACGCCGTTGAGTCCACCACCGCCGACGATGCCGCCGTGGGCGAGGCCTCCCCGCCTATCCCCTCCGAGGATGGCCAGGCCCTGCAGGTGTTCGTGCCGATCGACGCCGACGCCGACGCGGTGGAGACCGTCGAGGCGCTGCGCACCAGCCTCAAGGACACCGTGGACGGCGTGGACGTGTACGTCACCGGACCCGCCGGCTTCTCCGCCGACCTCACCGAGGCGTTCTCCGGCATCGACGGCCTGCTGCTGGTCGTGGCCTTCGCCGTGGTGCTGGTGATCCTGCTGATCGTGTACCGCGCGGTGATCCTGCCGCTGCTGGTGCTCACCAGCTCCCTGTTCGCCCTGTGCGTGGCGGTGCTGGTGAACTGGCTGCTGGCCGACGCCGGCCTGTTCCTGCTCAACGGTCAGGTGCAGGGCATCCTGTTCATCCTGGTGATCGGTGCCGCCACCGACTACGGCCTGCTGCTGACCGCCCGCTACCGCGAGGAGCTCGAGCGCAGCCGTGACCACGTCACCGCGCTGAAGTCCGCCTGGAAGGGGTCGATCGAGCCGATCATCGCCTCCGGCGGCACCGTGATCGCGGGCCTGCTGTGCCTGCTGCTGAGCGACCTGGAGTCCAACCGTGCCCTGGGCCCGGTGGCCTCAGTGGGCATCCTGTGCGCCATCCTCGCTGCCCTCACCCTGCTGCCCAGCCTGCTGGCCCTGTTCGGCCGTGTCGCCTACTGGCCTCGCGTGCCCCGCTACGCCGGTGAGGACGCCGAGGGCACCGAGGATGCTGAGGGTGTCACCGGTGTGGCCCGCGCCGACCAGACCCTGGACCAGGTCGTCAAGGGCCACGGCGTGTACGGCCGCATCGGCAAGTACACCGTGGGCCACCCCCGCCGCATCTGGGTGGGTGTGACTCTGCTGCTGATCCTGGGCGCGGCGTTCTTCCCCACCCTGAAGGCCGAGGGCGTTGCCCAGAGCGACCTGATCCTCACCGCCTCCGACGCCCGCGACGGACAGAACGTGCTGGCCGAGCACTTCCCCGGCGGCTCCGGCACCCCCGCATACATCCTGGCCCCCGAAGCCGACGCGGCCGAGGCCGCCCAGACCGCCGCGGACCTGGACGGCGTGGAGTCCGTGTCGCTGACCGCCAACGACGACCCTGCCGGTCAGCTGGCCTTCCAGGACGGCGAGTTCGTCGGCTCCATCCCGGATCCGAACGCTCCGGTGGCCGAGCCGACCGTGTCCGAGGGCAAGGTGCTGCTGCAGGCCACCCTCACCGATCCCTACGACTCCGCTGCCGCCCAGGACACCGTGCGCGAACTGCGCGCGGCCTACGGCGACGACGTGCTGGTGGGTGGCGACACCGCCACCGACGTCGACACCAACGACGCCTCCATCCACGACCGCAACCTGATCATCCCGATCGTGCTGATCGTGATCACGCTGATCCTGATCGCACTGATGCGCGCGATCGTGGCGGCGCTGATGCTGGTGGTCACCACGGTGCTGAGCTTCGCGGCCGCGATGGGTGTGGCGGCGCTGGTGTTCAACCACGTGCTGGACCTGCCCGGGGCCGATCCGGCCGTGCCGCTGTACGGCTTCGTGTTCCTGGTGGCACTGGGCATCGACTACAACATCTTCCTCATGACCCGCGTGAGGGAGGAGAGCGAACGCCACGGCACCCGTGAGGGCATCATCCGCGGCGTGGCCCTCACCGGTGGCGTGATCACCTCGGCCGGCATCGTGCTGGCCGCCACCTTCGCGGCGCTGGTGGTGATCCCGATCCTGTTCCTGCTGCAGCTGGCGTTCATCGTGGCGTTCGGCGTGCTGGTGGACACCTTCCTGGTGCGCACCCTGCAGGTGCCGGGCATCGGCACCGAGCTGGGCCGTCACCTGTGGTGGCCCCGCAAGCTCGCTGCCGACGGCCACGGCGGCACCGCCGCGGCCTCCAAGGTGGTCGAGAGCCACGGGCCGGAGACTGACGAGGCGGAGGCCGAGACCGACGGTGCCGTGGATGACCGGGACGAGACCGAGACCGACGGTGCCGTGGAGCGCGGGGCCGAGACCGAGACCGGCGGTGCCGTGGAGCGCCGGGACGAGGGCGTGGCCGAGGCCGCCGGTGCCGTGGAGCGCCGGGCCGAGACCGACGCCGCCCCCGCTGCAGCGTCGGACCAGACGGAGGAGGAGCCTCCCCACGGCTCTCCCGAGGCCATCGAGAAGGCAGCCGAGGAGCTCGGCACCGGCCACGGTCGTCGCCGCAAGGACGGCTGA
- a CDS encoding DUF4232 domain-containing protein — protein sequence MRTRRYGRSVAPRPHASASIGSAPRTRTPRSPAPSTGNPNPEPRTPNPEPRTYGAEAQIFVAFEVEFRQTSVPGRGPAGGRGRPGGRGRPGGRGAQGGAGRHPPLSIGGWDGVTGNSYAVLRAHSVATEPCALRGRPELVITQGGDPIDLRHEPLAGEEHLQDPALGAVLEPGATAHAALFWPGYRAAADQETPQSAEVILAEGAEPVPVLLETTPGHGIDPAPFDLKDGVNGGAEIQVGVWVSEG from the coding sequence ATGAGGACGCGGCGCTATGGACGATCCGTAGCGCCGCGTCCTCATGCATCGGCGAGTATCGGGTCCGCCCCCCGCACTCGAACCCCGCGATCCCCCGCGCCCTCCACTGGAAACCCGAACCCCGAACCCCGAACCCCGAACCCCGAACCCCGAACCTACGGTGCCGAAGCTCAGATCTTTGTCGCTTTCGAGGTCGAATTCCGACAAACATCTGTGCCTGGGCGGGGTCCCGCTGGCGGTCGGGGTCGCCCTGGCGGTCGGGGTCGCCCTGGTGGGCGGGGCGCGCAGGGCGGGGCCGGCCGGCACCCTCCCCTCAGCATCGGTGGATGGGACGGCGTCACCGGCAACTCCTACGCCGTCCTCCGGGCCCACAGCGTCGCGACGGAGCCGTGCGCCCTTCGGGGCCGACCCGAACTCGTGATCACCCAAGGTGGCGACCCCATCGACCTGCGGCACGAACCGCTCGCAGGGGAGGAACACCTCCAGGACCCTGCGCTCGGTGCCGTCCTCGAGCCGGGTGCGACGGCACACGCTGCGCTCTTCTGGCCGGGGTATCGCGCAGCTGCTGATCAGGAGACGCCGCAGTCGGCCGAGGTGATCCTGGCCGAAGGCGCCGAACCGGTCCCGGTGCTCCTCGAGACGACCCCGGGGCACGGCATCGATCCTGCGCCCTTCGACCTCAAGGACGGGGTGAACGGCGGGGCTGAGATCCAGGTGGGAGTGTGGGTGTCGGAAGGATGA
- a CDS encoding PIN domain-containing protein, with product MVLDASALIAVQNPSDRFHDSALTVLDELSDCEWLIHPLTHIELLVGPARAGGAEALREAHSWFERFGLQVSGDVEAIDLRAPEAREHLAVLRAVTLLKLPDVAVLHLALARNATLVTGDRRLAGAARDHRLDVEEL from the coding sequence GTGGTACTCGACGCGAGTGCGCTGATCGCCGTGCAGAACCCGTCAGATCGTTTCCACGACTCAGCACTCACGGTTCTCGATGAACTCTCGGACTGCGAGTGGCTGATCCATCCGCTCACGCACATCGAGCTCCTGGTGGGCCCTGCTCGCGCCGGCGGGGCAGAAGCCCTGCGGGAGGCGCACTCCTGGTTCGAGAGATTCGGACTTCAGGTTTCTGGGGACGTCGAAGCGATCGACCTTCGGGCACCGGAGGCACGGGAGCACCTTGCTGTGCTGAGGGCTGTCACGCTGTTGAAGCTCCCTGATGTGGCAGTGCTTCACCTGGCCTTGGCGCGAAATGCCACGCTCGTGACGGGTGATCGCCGCCTCGCCGGCGCCGCACGGGACCACCGTCTGGACGTCGAGGAGCTGTAG
- the dnaB gene encoding replicative DNA helicase: MTSTEAFEAGPDRGLERTPPQDLAAERGVLGGMMLSKDAIADVVEKVRGIDFYRPAHELIFEAIVDLYGRGEPADLVTVSDELTKRGELQRVGGGAYLADLIDMVTTAANAGFYADIVVERATLRRLVEAGTRIVQLGYAADGGEIEEVINEAQAQVYAVTERGQSEDFVALGEVIPGTLDTIEATQNRGGQVTGIPTGFKEFDELTQGLHSGQMIIFAGRPAMGKTTLGMDVLRSASIHNGQASVIFSLEMDKTEITMRLLSAESQVPMNRMRDGSMDDRDWQAMARAMNRITDAPLFMDDSANMSLMEIRAKCRRLKQKHDLKLVVIDYLQLMSSGKRVESRQQEVSEFSRALKLLAKELEVPVIAISQLNRGNEQRQDKTPMMSDLRESGSIEQDADLIVLIHREDYYEKESQRAGEADLIVAKHRNGATATIPVAFQGQYSRFKDMANMGGFGG, encoded by the coding sequence GTGACATCGACTGAGGCCTTCGAAGCTGGACCCGACCGCGGGCTGGAGCGCACCCCGCCCCAGGATCTCGCCGCCGAGCGCGGCGTGCTGGGCGGCATGATGCTGTCCAAGGACGCCATCGCCGACGTGGTGGAGAAGGTGCGCGGCATCGACTTCTACCGCCCCGCGCACGAGCTGATCTTCGAGGCCATCGTGGATCTGTACGGCCGCGGCGAACCGGCCGACCTGGTCACCGTCTCCGATGAGCTCACCAAGCGCGGCGAGCTGCAGCGGGTGGGCGGCGGCGCCTACCTGGCCGACCTCATCGACATGGTCACCACCGCCGCCAACGCCGGCTTCTATGCCGACATCGTGGTGGAGCGGGCCACCCTGCGCCGCCTGGTGGAGGCCGGCACCCGCATCGTCCAGCTCGGCTACGCCGCTGACGGTGGCGAGATCGAGGAGGTCATCAACGAGGCCCAGGCCCAGGTGTACGCGGTCACCGAGCGTGGCCAGTCCGAGGACTTCGTGGCCCTGGGCGAGGTCATCCCCGGCACCCTGGACACCATCGAGGCCACCCAGAACCGTGGCGGCCAGGTCACCGGCATCCCCACCGGGTTCAAGGAGTTCGACGAGCTCACCCAGGGCCTGCACTCCGGGCAGATGATCATCTTCGCCGGCCGCCCCGCGATGGGTAAGACCACTCTCGGCATGGACGTGCTGCGCTCCGCCTCGATCCACAACGGCCAGGCCAGCGTGATCTTCTCGCTGGAGATGGACAAGACCGAGATCACCATGCGTCTGCTCTCGGCCGAGTCGCAGGTGCCGATGAACCGCATGCGCGACGGCTCCATGGACGACCGCGACTGGCAGGCGATGGCCCGGGCGATGAACCGCATCACCGATGCCCCGCTGTTCATGGACGACAGCGCCAACATGTCGCTGATGGAGATCCGCGCGAAGTGCCGCCGGCTCAAGCAGAAGCACGATCTGAAGCTCGTGGTCATCGACTACCTGCAGCTGATGAGCTCCGGCAAGCGCGTGGAGTCCCGCCAGCAGGAGGTCTCGGAGTTCTCCCGTGCACTGAAGCTGCTGGCCAAGGAGCTGGAGGTGCCGGTGATCGCCATCTCGCAGCTGAACCGTGGCAACGAGCAGCGCCAGGACAAGACCCCGATGATGAGCGACCTGCGCGAGTCCGGCTCCATCGAGCAGGACGCCGATCTCATCGTGCTGATCCACCGCGAGGACTACTACGAGAAGGAGTCCCAGCGCGCCGGTGAGGCCGACCTGATCGTGGCCAAGCACCGCAACGGCGCCACCGCCACCATCCCCGTCGCGTTCCAGGGCCAGTACTCGCGGTTCAAGGACATGGCCAACATGGGCGGCTTCGGCGGCTGA
- a CDS encoding DUF421 domain-containing protein, giving the protein MLPPDDMHPLWFQIGVDGWGALGVFISTTVLYFVYTLVMQLLGPRLMSAPSVLSFTLVALFGAIAARAMLGNSPTLVGALIAIGTLMVLESLMGRIHEGASKVLHLKGPQPTVVMVNGQVIAAHLKRRHLQPEHLMAMLRRAGIHRVEDAELVILENRGSLTIVRAGEKIDAALLADVDGRRLVPEALIGD; this is encoded by the coding sequence ATGCTGCCTCCTGACGACATGCACCCCCTGTGGTTCCAGATCGGCGTCGACGGCTGGGGAGCCCTGGGCGTCTTCATCTCCACCACCGTGCTGTACTTCGTGTACACGCTGGTGATGCAGCTGCTGGGGCCGCGGCTGATGTCGGCCCCCTCGGTGCTGAGCTTCACCCTGGTGGCGCTGTTCGGGGCGATCGCGGCTCGCGCCATGCTGGGCAACTCGCCCACCCTGGTGGGGGCCTTGATCGCGATCGGCACCCTGATGGTGCTCGAGTCGCTGATGGGCCGGATCCATGAGGGGGCCTCGAAGGTGCTGCACCTGAAGGGACCGCAGCCGACGGTGGTGATGGTGAACGGTCAGGTGATCGCTGCGCACCTGAAGCGCCGCCACCTCCAGCCCGAGCACTTGATGGCCATGTTGCGCCGAGCCGGGATCCACCGCGTGGAGGACGCTGAGCTGGTGATCCTGGAGAACCGCGGCAGCCTCACCATCGTGCGGGCCGGCGAGAAGATCGACGCCGCGCTGCTGGCCGATGTGGACGGCCGCCGCCTGGTGCCCGAGGCGCTGATCGGAGACTGA
- a CDS encoding NUDIX hydrolase, which yields MLIPRARGLLPRIWRSMPWVQWRLLHLTQPTFLVAVCALLRTEDDEFLLVRNTFWPKGQQWGMPSGYLEPNESLAECVTRELHEEIGGGVVEDIRVLDMSAGHRMRVEILLEGTVRDLPSRNEHESVEVSDHRLATIDTLPEDLHDGHREKLEAHLREG from the coding sequence ATGCTCATCCCACGGGCCCGCGGCCTGCTTCCCCGCATCTGGCGCTCCATGCCCTGGGTGCAGTGGCGGCTGCTGCACCTGACCCAGCCCACCTTCCTGGTGGCGGTGTGCGCGCTGCTGAGAACCGAGGACGATGAGTTCCTGCTGGTGCGGAACACGTTCTGGCCGAAGGGACAGCAGTGGGGCATGCCCTCCGGGTACCTCGAGCCGAACGAGTCCCTGGCCGAATGCGTCACCCGTGAGCTGCACGAGGAGATCGGCGGCGGCGTGGTGGAGGACATCCGGGTGCTGGACATGAGCGCCGGCCACCGGATGCGGGTGGAGATCCTGCTCGAGGGCACCGTGCGGGACCTGCCCTCTCGCAACGAGCACGAATCCGTCGAGGTGTCGGACCACCGCCTGGCCACCATCGACACCCTGCCCGAGGATCTGCACGACGGGCACCGGGAGAAACTGGAGGCGCACCTGCGGGAGGGGTGA
- a CDS encoding aldehyde dehydrogenase family protein translates to MAPEPSISGPQRGEYSERGGFPAGVFRTLLIGSTQVDAVIRDARVKAVTLTGSEPAGQAVAATAGEEIKTTVLELGGSDPFIVMPSADLDAAVDTAVDARMMNNGQSCIAAKRFIIHADVYEQFAERFTEKVRQLRVGDPLDAQVDVGPLASQGGVDDLAELVDDAVATGASVLVGGPDAVADLPGEGFYYPPTVIADLPERARMTREETFGPVAALYKVADAQEAVRVANATSFGLSSSVWTTDAQEQEYFVQEVQAGGVFVNGMTVSNPALPFGGIKRSGYGRELSAAGIREFCNLTTVWAA, encoded by the coding sequence GTGGCACCCGAACCCTCGATCAGCGGACCCCAGCGAGGCGAATATTCAGAACGCGGAGGGTTCCCGGCCGGCGTGTTCCGCACCCTGCTGATCGGGTCGACGCAGGTCGATGCGGTGATCCGCGATGCGCGGGTGAAGGCCGTGACGCTCACCGGGTCCGAGCCCGCCGGTCAGGCCGTCGCCGCGACCGCCGGTGAGGAGATCAAGACGACGGTGCTGGAGCTGGGCGGTTCGGACCCGTTCATCGTGATGCCCAGCGCGGATCTGGACGCCGCCGTGGACACCGCCGTGGATGCACGGATGATGAACAACGGCCAGTCCTGCATCGCAGCCAAGCGGTTCATCATCCACGCCGACGTGTACGAGCAGTTCGCCGAGCGCTTCACGGAGAAGGTGCGACAGCTGCGGGTGGGCGACCCGCTGGATGCGCAGGTGGACGTGGGGCCGCTGGCCAGCCAGGGCGGGGTGGACGATCTCGCGGAGCTGGTGGACGACGCCGTCGCCACGGGAGCCTCGGTGCTGGTGGGAGGCCCGGATGCAGTCGCGGACCTGCCCGGCGAGGGGTTCTACTACCCGCCGACGGTGATCGCCGATCTGCCCGAACGGGCCCGTATGACGCGCGAGGAGACCTTCGGTCCGGTCGCGGCGCTGTACAAGGTGGCCGATGCCCAGGAGGCGGTGCGGGTGGCGAACGCGACCAGCTTCGGCTTGTCCTCCTCCGTGTGGACCACCGATGCCCAGGAGCAGGAGTACTTCGTGCAGGAGGTCCAGGCCGGCGGGGTGTTCGTCAACGGGATGACGGTCTCGAACCCGGCACTGCCCTTCGGGGGGATCAAGCGCTCCGGCTACGGCCGTGAGCTGTCCGCGGCGGGGATCCGCGAGTTCTGCAACCTCACCACCGTGTGGGCTGCCTGA